Proteins found in one Coffea eugenioides isolate CCC68of chromosome 5, Ceug_1.0, whole genome shotgun sequence genomic segment:
- the LOC113771842 gene encoding protein ALP1-like: MAELKSCDKKVQCLHLLSSPACSLLLSPPSLLSPPNFALAATLFRLAHSASFSAVSRRFNIDSPAACRAFYTVCKAINENLGHLFEFKSDINRIIVGFGWISLPNCCGVLGLEKFKLDGDLLGENGSLVVQALVDSEGRFLDVSAGWPSTLKPEKVLRQSKLLSGVEETKEYLNGPCFELSDGNSIPQYILGDSCFPLLPWLLTPYKKSDENAGLNSSEMAFNSVHSSGMELVRMAFGRVRKRWKLVAKKWSEQCVEAFPFVIVTCCLLHNFLIKCSEAVQDEDAECSRDQEFPVFDGEVDESGKRIRDALASHLSRANERR; encoded by the exons ATGGCGGAATTAAAATCTTGTGATAAGAAGGTACAATG CCTTCATTTACTCTCCTCCCCCGCCTGCTCACTCCTTCTCTCTCCTCCCTCTCTCCTCTCCCCCCCTAACTTCGCCCTTGCAGCCACCCTTTTTCGGCTAGCTCACTCCGCTTCCTTCTCTGCAGTCTCCCGCCGCTTCAACATTGACTCACCCGCCGCCTGCCGCGCCTTTTACACGGTCTGCAAAGCCATCAATGAAAATCTGGGCCATTTGTTTGAATTTAAGTCAGATATCAACCGCATTATCGTGGGTTTTGGGTGGATTTCTCTGCCAAATTGCTGTGGCGTTCTGGGGTTGGAGAAATTCAAATTGGATGGTGATTTATTGGGTGAAAATGGGTCTTTGGTAGTGCAAGCTCTCGTGGACTCTGAAGGGAGATTCTTGGATGTTTCAGCTGGGTGGCCTAGCACTCTGAAGCCCGAAAAGGTTCTTCGACAGTCGAAGCTTTTGTCGGGCGTTGAGGAGACGAAAGAGTACTTAAATGGGCCATGTTTTGAGCTTAGTGATGGAAATTCAATCCCACAATATATTTTGGGGGACTCCTGTTTTCCACTTTTGCCTTGGCTTTTAACGCCTTATAAGAAATCGGATGAAAATGCTGGGTTGAATTCGTCCGAAATGGCTTTTAATTCAGTTCATAGCAGTGGGATGGAGTTGGTGAGGATGGCATTTGGCAGAGTGAGAAAAAGGTGGAAACTTGTGGCGAAGAAATGGAGTGAGCAGTGTGTTGAGGCATTTCCATTTGTAATTGTTACGTGTTGTTTGCTGCACAATTTTCTCATAAAGTGCAGTGAGGCAGTGCAGGATGAAGATGCAGAGTGCTCGAGGGATCAAGAGTTTCCAGTGTTTGATGGAGAGGTAGATGAGAGTGGGAAGAGGATTAGAGATGCTCTTGCTTCCCATTTGAGTAGGGCGAATGAGAGGAGATAG
- the LOC113770689 gene encoding putative GPI-anchor transamidase isoform X1: MESFNFPKAVAFLVVLIATNLTGAISSTVSHSTATMHTNNWAVLVCTSRFWFNYRHMANTLSLYRTVKRLGIPDERIILMLADDMACNARNKYPAQVFNNENHRLNLYGDNVEVDYRGYEVTVENFLRVLMGRHENAVPRSKRLLSDEGSHILVYMTGHGGDEFLKFQDSEELQSHDLADAVKQMKEKRRFKELLIMVDTCQAATLFSQLHSPGVLAIGSSLKGENSYSHHLDSDVGVSVVDRFTFYTLAFFERLNMYNNASLSSLFNSYNPNLLLSTAYYRTDLYQRRLEEVPVTNFFGSVMETIHTDSAYGALSGKQLKSGEIKMSSDSSGEDRQRILENSDVKDQGSSLNIKDQQVTCPFTRTLSTIHERVEKVKDVDGLVNFGLVLVIPLLAVSSWLSS, encoded by the exons ATGGAGAGCTTCAACTTCCCCAAAGCCGTGGCGTTTTTGGTGGTTTTAATAGCCACCAATCTCACCGGAGCAATTTCGTCTACAGTTTCCCATTCCACCGCCACAATGCACACAAATAATTGGGCAGTCCTAGTCTGTACCTCTCGATTCTG GTTTAATTATCGTCATATGGCCAATACTTTATCCTTATACCG AACAGTGAAGAGGCTAGGCATACCGGATGAGAGGATAATTCTGATGTTGGCAGATGATATGGCTTGCAATGCGCGCAATAAGTACCCTGCTCAGGTTTTCAACAATGAAAATCACAGGCTTAACTTGTATGGAGATAATGTAGAG GTGGATTATCGAGGTTATGAAGTGActgttgaaaattttcttcGCGTCTTGATGGGTCGTCATGAAAATGCTGTGCCTAGATCAAAACGTCTTCTAAGTGATGAAGGAAGCCATATTCTTGTATATATGACAGGGCATGGTGGAGATGAGTTTCTAAAATTCCAAGACTCGGAGGAGCTTCAGAGTCATGATTTGGCTGATGCTGTCAaacaaatgaaggaaaaaagaag ATTCAAGGAGCTGTTAATTATGGTAGACACTTGCCAAGCAGCTACTCTCTTTTCTCAG CTTCATTCACCAGGTGTTTTGGCTATTGGGAGTAGCTTGAAGGGAGAAAATTCATATTCGCATCACTTGGACTCTGAT GTTGGCGTCTCTGTTGTTGACCGGTTCACCTTTTACACTCTTGCCTTTTTTGAGAGGCTAAACATGTATAACAATGCTTCTCTAAGCAG TTTGTTCAACTCATATAATCCAAATTTGCTTTTATCAACAGCATATTATAGGACAGATCTATATCAACGACGATTGGAAGAG GTACCTGTGACGAACTTCTTTGGTTCAGTCATGGAAACAATTCATACTGACTCAGCTTATGGAGCACTTTCTGGCAAGCAACTCAAAAGTGGTGAAATCAAGATGTCATCAGATTCATCAGGGGAAGACAGGCAAAGAATACTAGAAAATTCAGATGTTAAGGACCAAGGTAGCAGTTTGAATATCAAG GATCAACAGGTGACTTGTCCTTTTACACGGACGTTGAGTACTATTCACGAGAGAGTGGAAAAGGTCAAAGATGTCGATGGCTTGGTGAACTTTGGATTAGTACTTGTGATTCCTTTGTTGGCAGTTTCCTCTTGGCTTTCCAGCTGA
- the LOC113770689 gene encoding putative GPI-anchor transamidase isoform X2: MESFNFPKAVAFLVVLIATNLTGAISSTVSHSTATMHTNNWAVLVCTSRFWFNYRHMANTLSLYRTVKRLGIPDERIILMLADDMACNARNKYPAQVFNNENHRLNLYGDNVEVDYRGYEVTVENFLRVLMGRHENAVPRSKRLLSDEGSHILVYMTGHGGDEFLKFQDSEELQSHDLADAVKQMKEKRRFKELLIMVDTCQAATLFSQLHSPGVLAIGSSLKGENSYSHHLDSDVGVSVVDRFTFYTLAFFERLNMYNNASLSSLFNSYNPNLLLSTAYYRTDLYQRRLEEVPVTNFFGSVMETIHTDSAYGALSGKQLKSGEIKMSSDSSGEDRQRILENSDVKDQGSSLNIKVTCPFTRTLSTIHERVEKVKDVDGLVNFGLVLVIPLLAVSSWLSS; encoded by the exons ATGGAGAGCTTCAACTTCCCCAAAGCCGTGGCGTTTTTGGTGGTTTTAATAGCCACCAATCTCACCGGAGCAATTTCGTCTACAGTTTCCCATTCCACCGCCACAATGCACACAAATAATTGGGCAGTCCTAGTCTGTACCTCTCGATTCTG GTTTAATTATCGTCATATGGCCAATACTTTATCCTTATACCG AACAGTGAAGAGGCTAGGCATACCGGATGAGAGGATAATTCTGATGTTGGCAGATGATATGGCTTGCAATGCGCGCAATAAGTACCCTGCTCAGGTTTTCAACAATGAAAATCACAGGCTTAACTTGTATGGAGATAATGTAGAG GTGGATTATCGAGGTTATGAAGTGActgttgaaaattttcttcGCGTCTTGATGGGTCGTCATGAAAATGCTGTGCCTAGATCAAAACGTCTTCTAAGTGATGAAGGAAGCCATATTCTTGTATATATGACAGGGCATGGTGGAGATGAGTTTCTAAAATTCCAAGACTCGGAGGAGCTTCAGAGTCATGATTTGGCTGATGCTGTCAaacaaatgaaggaaaaaagaag ATTCAAGGAGCTGTTAATTATGGTAGACACTTGCCAAGCAGCTACTCTCTTTTCTCAG CTTCATTCACCAGGTGTTTTGGCTATTGGGAGTAGCTTGAAGGGAGAAAATTCATATTCGCATCACTTGGACTCTGAT GTTGGCGTCTCTGTTGTTGACCGGTTCACCTTTTACACTCTTGCCTTTTTTGAGAGGCTAAACATGTATAACAATGCTTCTCTAAGCAG TTTGTTCAACTCATATAATCCAAATTTGCTTTTATCAACAGCATATTATAGGACAGATCTATATCAACGACGATTGGAAGAG GTACCTGTGACGAACTTCTTTGGTTCAGTCATGGAAACAATTCATACTGACTCAGCTTATGGAGCACTTTCTGGCAAGCAACTCAAAAGTGGTGAAATCAAGATGTCATCAGATTCATCAGGGGAAGACAGGCAAAGAATACTAGAAAATTCAGATGTTAAGGACCAAGGTAGCAGTTTGAATATCAAG GTGACTTGTCCTTTTACACGGACGTTGAGTACTATTCACGAGAGAGTGGAAAAGGTCAAAGATGTCGATGGCTTGGTGAACTTTGGATTAGTACTTGTGATTCCTTTGTTGGCAGTTTCCTCTTGGCTTTCCAGCTGA
- the LOC113770689 gene encoding putative GPI-anchor transamidase isoform X3: protein MLADDMACNARNKYPAQVFNNENHRLNLYGDNVEVDYRGYEVTVENFLRVLMGRHENAVPRSKRLLSDEGSHILVYMTGHGGDEFLKFQDSEELQSHDLADAVKQMKEKRRFKELLIMVDTCQAATLFSQLHSPGVLAIGSSLKGENSYSHHLDSDVGVSVVDRFTFYTLAFFERLNMYNNASLSSLFNSYNPNLLLSTAYYRTDLYQRRLEEVPVTNFFGSVMETIHTDSAYGALSGKQLKSGEIKMSSDSSGEDRQRILENSDVKDQGSSLNIKDQQVTCPFTRTLSTIHERVEKVKDVDGLVNFGLVLVIPLLAVSSWLSS from the exons ATGTTGGCAGATGATATGGCTTGCAATGCGCGCAATAAGTACCCTGCTCAGGTTTTCAACAATGAAAATCACAGGCTTAACTTGTATGGAGATAATGTAGAG GTGGATTATCGAGGTTATGAAGTGActgttgaaaattttcttcGCGTCTTGATGGGTCGTCATGAAAATGCTGTGCCTAGATCAAAACGTCTTCTAAGTGATGAAGGAAGCCATATTCTTGTATATATGACAGGGCATGGTGGAGATGAGTTTCTAAAATTCCAAGACTCGGAGGAGCTTCAGAGTCATGATTTGGCTGATGCTGTCAaacaaatgaaggaaaaaagaag ATTCAAGGAGCTGTTAATTATGGTAGACACTTGCCAAGCAGCTACTCTCTTTTCTCAG CTTCATTCACCAGGTGTTTTGGCTATTGGGAGTAGCTTGAAGGGAGAAAATTCATATTCGCATCACTTGGACTCTGAT GTTGGCGTCTCTGTTGTTGACCGGTTCACCTTTTACACTCTTGCCTTTTTTGAGAGGCTAAACATGTATAACAATGCTTCTCTAAGCAG TTTGTTCAACTCATATAATCCAAATTTGCTTTTATCAACAGCATATTATAGGACAGATCTATATCAACGACGATTGGAAGAG GTACCTGTGACGAACTTCTTTGGTTCAGTCATGGAAACAATTCATACTGACTCAGCTTATGGAGCACTTTCTGGCAAGCAACTCAAAAGTGGTGAAATCAAGATGTCATCAGATTCATCAGGGGAAGACAGGCAAAGAATACTAGAAAATTCAGATGTTAAGGACCAAGGTAGCAGTTTGAATATCAAG GATCAACAGGTGACTTGTCCTTTTACACGGACGTTGAGTACTATTCACGAGAGAGTGGAAAAGGTCAAAGATGTCGATGGCTTGGTGAACTTTGGATTAGTACTTGTGATTCCTTTGTTGGCAGTTTCCTCTTGGCTTTCCAGCTGA